A single window of Pyxidicoccus xibeiensis DNA harbors:
- a CDS encoding sigma 54-interacting transcriptional regulator encodes MAPSKEEERLLEPTQTLNRARQGSVRLKLLVLSGPEAGQSHSLTRPEYLLGKAPTCDIVLSDKTISREHLRLKVHEEHVVATDLGSRNGSSCDGRRFSELELHPGTIITLGTTELKLVPEETAKRTLLLSNRERFGALVGTSRRMREVFTLLERLSPGGADVLIHGETGTGKDLCAEAIHQASRRASGPFVVVDLAGVAPSLIESELFGHVKGAFTNAQSDRAGAFERAHNGTVFLDEVGELPLELQPRLLRVLERRQVKRVGANDYITVNMRVVTATHQDLEKAVSKGKFRRDLYHRLAVLRVTMPALRERPEDIPLLIDTMLTQTGRPPSALSDQTRALLTQYPWPGNVRELRNVVEQVVNLGEEALQDLESPDTERRPGAVDLDLPFKEAKEQLVEGFERDYLRNLLERCEGNISRASREANIDRVYLRKLLRKHGIEPGGAAG; translated from the coding sequence GTGGCCCCGTCGAAGGAAGAGGAACGTTTGCTGGAGCCGACGCAGACGCTGAACCGCGCGCGGCAGGGCAGTGTCCGGCTGAAGCTGCTGGTGCTGTCAGGCCCCGAAGCAGGCCAGAGCCATTCGCTCACCCGGCCCGAGTACCTGCTGGGCAAGGCCCCCACGTGTGACATCGTCCTCAGCGACAAGACGATTTCCCGCGAGCACCTGCGGCTGAAGGTCCACGAAGAGCACGTGGTGGCCACCGACCTGGGCTCGCGCAACGGCTCCTCCTGCGACGGCCGCCGCTTCTCCGAGCTGGAGCTGCACCCGGGCACCATCATCACCCTGGGCACCACCGAGCTGAAGCTGGTGCCGGAGGAGACGGCGAAGCGCACCCTGCTGCTCTCCAACCGGGAGCGCTTCGGGGCGCTGGTGGGCACCAGCCGCCGCATGCGCGAGGTGTTCACCCTGCTGGAGCGCCTGTCCCCGGGCGGCGCGGACGTGCTCATCCACGGCGAGACGGGCACCGGCAAGGACTTGTGCGCCGAGGCCATCCACCAGGCCAGCCGCCGCGCCAGCGGGCCCTTCGTCGTCGTGGACCTGGCGGGCGTGGCCCCCTCGCTCATCGAGTCCGAGCTGTTCGGCCATGTGAAGGGGGCCTTCACCAACGCCCAGAGCGACCGTGCCGGCGCCTTCGAGCGGGCCCACAACGGCACCGTCTTCCTGGACGAGGTCGGCGAGCTGCCGCTGGAGCTCCAGCCCCGCCTGCTGCGCGTGCTGGAGCGCCGCCAGGTGAAGCGGGTGGGCGCCAATGACTACATCACCGTCAACATGCGGGTGGTGACGGCCACCCACCAGGACCTCGAGAAGGCGGTCAGCAAGGGCAAGTTCCGCCGGGACCTCTACCACCGGCTGGCCGTCCTCCGCGTGACGATGCCCGCCCTGCGCGAGCGGCCCGAGGACATCCCCCTGCTCATCGACACCATGCTCACGCAGACGGGCCGGCCTCCCAGCGCCCTGTCGGACCAGACGCGCGCGCTGCTCACCCAGTACCCCTGGCCCGGCAACGTGCGCGAGCTGCGCAACGTGGTGGAGCAGGTGGTGAACCTGGGCGAGGAGGCCCTGCAGGACCTGGAGTCTCCCGACACTGAGCGGCGCCCGGGCGCCGTCGACCTGGACCTCCCCTTCAAGGAGGCCAAGGAGCAGCTCGTGGAGGGCTTCGAGCGGGACTACCTGCGAAACCTCCTGGAGCGTTGCGAGGGCAACATCTCCCGCGCCTCCCGCGAGGCCAACATCGACCGCGTCTACCTCCGCAAGCTCCTGCGAAAGCACGGAATCGAACCCGGCGGCGCTGCCGGATGA
- a CDS encoding MFS transporter encodes MSSGLRLLLAASAGLSVASIYYSQPMLGVMGAALGASDTAVGLVPTLTQLGYALGILLLTPLGDRFDRRRIIVVKAVLLSVALLLGGLAPDIRLLLMVSFAVGLTATLAQDIVPAAATLAPERERGKVVGTVMTGLLLGILLSRVISGGVAEHFGWRAMYVAAAASVALVGVAAWRGLPRFQPTSTLSYGALLGSLAGLWNRHGALRRAALAQGLLSVGFSAFWSTLAVMLHGAPFHLGSAAAGAFGLAGAAGAFGAPVAGRLADRFGPEVVTRLGAGLTVLSFASMFASPWLEPHTRLWLIAASAIGFDLGAQMTLVAHQTIVFGIDPAARSRLNAVLFVWMFIGMSIGSASGSFVLARWGWMAVTLLATASALAALLVRLVPGARLAR; translated from the coding sequence TTGTCGAGCGGCCTGCGCCTGCTGCTGGCCGCGAGCGCCGGGCTGTCGGTGGCGTCCATCTACTACAGCCAGCCGATGCTGGGGGTGATGGGGGCCGCCCTCGGAGCCTCGGACACCGCGGTGGGCCTCGTGCCCACGCTCACGCAGCTGGGGTACGCGCTGGGCATCCTGCTGCTGACGCCGCTCGGCGACCGCTTCGACCGGCGCCGCATCATCGTCGTCAAGGCCGTGCTGCTGAGTGTGGCGCTGCTGCTGGGCGGCCTCGCCCCGGACATCCGCCTGTTGCTGATGGTGAGCTTCGCCGTCGGCCTGACGGCGACCCTGGCGCAGGACATCGTGCCGGCCGCCGCGACCCTTGCCCCCGAGCGCGAGCGCGGGAAGGTGGTCGGCACGGTGATGACCGGGCTGCTGCTCGGCATCCTGTTGTCCCGCGTCATCAGCGGTGGGGTCGCCGAGCACTTCGGCTGGCGCGCCATGTACGTGGCTGCCGCCGCCAGCGTGGCGCTGGTGGGCGTGGCGGCCTGGCGCGGCCTGCCCCGCTTCCAGCCGACGAGCACGCTCTCGTACGGCGCCCTGCTGGGCTCACTCGCGGGACTGTGGAACAGGCACGGTGCCCTGCGCCGGGCCGCGCTGGCCCAGGGCCTGCTCTCGGTGGGCTTCAGCGCGTTCTGGTCCACCCTTGCCGTGATGCTGCATGGCGCCCCCTTCCACCTGGGCAGCGCGGCCGCCGGTGCCTTCGGCCTGGCCGGCGCGGCCGGTGCGTTCGGCGCGCCGGTGGCGGGCCGCCTCGCGGATCGCTTCGGCCCCGAGGTGGTCACCCGCCTGGGCGCTGGACTGACGGTCCTCTCGTTCGCCTCGATGTTCGCGTCGCCGTGGCTCGAACCGCACACCCGGCTGTGGCTGATTGCCGCCAGTGCCATCGGCTTCGACCTCGGCGCCCAGATGACGCTCGTGGCGCATCAGACCATCGTCTTCGGCATCGACCCCGCCGCCCGCAGCCGGCTCAACGCGGTGCTGTTCGTCTGGATGTTCATCGGCATGTCCATCGGCTCGGCGAGCGGAAGCTTCGTGCTGGCCCGGTGGGGATGGATGGCCGTGACGCTGCTGGCGACCGCCTCGGCGCTGGCGGCCTTGCTCGTCCGCCTGGTTCCGGGAGCACGGCTGGCCCGCTGA
- a CDS encoding alpha/beta fold hydrolase: MNRRETVVLEDVTLACRVVGEGPVVMAVHGFPDTPETFRKQVPALVEAGYQVVLPTLRGYAPSGVARSGRYDAVSVVGDLLQLAERYSPGRPVRWLGHDVGGVMGYVAAGMAPERISHFASLAIPHVRASLPASLVPAQARRASHVFLFQVPFLGEARLRASNFALVERLWRKWSPGYQEDAAHLAAVKEALRGREREVLSYYRALSSLTFGRARRWAMANVEVPTLHLHGAQDGTAGPETYLGQERFFSGPFSFRLLEGAGHFLHLERPREVNAALLEFFGKRFEAHGPTAATAS, translated from the coding sequence ATGAACCGCAGAGAGACAGTGGTGCTGGAGGACGTGACCCTCGCGTGCCGGGTGGTGGGCGAGGGGCCCGTGGTGATGGCGGTGCACGGCTTTCCGGACACCCCGGAGACGTTCCGCAAGCAGGTGCCCGCCCTGGTGGAGGCCGGCTACCAGGTGGTGCTGCCCACGCTGCGGGGGTACGCGCCGAGCGGGGTGGCGCGCAGCGGGCGCTACGACGCGGTCTCGGTGGTCGGCGACCTGCTGCAGCTCGCCGAGCGCTACTCGCCGGGCCGGCCGGTCCGCTGGCTGGGCCATGACGTGGGCGGGGTGATGGGCTACGTCGCGGCGGGCATGGCGCCCGAGCGCATCTCCCACTTCGCCTCGCTCGCCATCCCCCACGTGCGTGCCTCGCTGCCGGCCTCGCTGGTGCCGGCGCAGGCGCGGCGGGCCTCGCACGTCTTCCTCTTCCAGGTGCCCTTCCTGGGGGAGGCGCGGCTGCGCGCGAGCAACTTCGCACTGGTGGAGCGCCTGTGGCGCAAGTGGTCCCCTGGCTACCAGGAGGACGCGGCGCACCTGGCCGCGGTGAAGGAGGCGCTGCGGGGGCGCGAGCGCGAGGTCCTCTCCTACTACCGCGCGCTGTCCTCCCTCACCTTCGGACGCGCGCGGCGCTGGGCGATGGCCAACGTGGAGGTGCCGACCCTCCACCTGCACGGCGCGCAGGACGGGACGGCAGGCCCGGAGACGTACCTCGGCCAGGAGCGCTTCTTCAGCGGTCCGTTCTCCTTCCGACTCCTCGAGGGGGCAGGGCACTTCCTCCACCTGGAGCGCCCACGGGAGGTGAACGCAGCGCTGCTGGAGTTCTTCGGCAAGCGCTTCGAGGCTCACGGGCCCACCGCGGCGACCGCGAGCTGA
- a CDS encoding ADP-ribosylglycohydrolase family protein: protein MARALVSLEGLSIGDAFGERFFGPHEVMQPLVEQRDLPRAPWKYTDDTEMALAVVQVLEDHGRVDQDVLARLFATRYRRDRNRGYGGTAHDILQKIGLGVPWREVASEVFDGQGSMGNGGAMRVAPLGAYFAGDLSQVVSEARASAEVTHMHPEGQAGAIAIAVAAAWACQWPESRASARELFEAVLDATPTGATRQGLEKARAWSPDASPSSAARELGSGQKVISEDTVPFAVWCAARHLDSFEEALWTTVAGFGDRDTTCAIVGGIVALSAGNSSIPATWRAAREPLRRRV from the coding sequence ATGGCACGGGCGCTCGTCTCGCTGGAGGGCCTCTCCATCGGGGACGCGTTCGGCGAGCGCTTCTTCGGCCCGCACGAGGTGATGCAGCCGCTGGTGGAGCAGCGTGACCTTCCCCGCGCACCCTGGAAGTACACCGACGACACGGAGATGGCCCTGGCCGTCGTCCAGGTCCTGGAAGACCACGGCCGTGTCGACCAGGACGTGCTGGCGCGCCTCTTCGCGACTCGCTACCGCCGCGACAGGAATCGCGGCTATGGCGGTACGGCGCATGACATCCTGCAGAAGATAGGGCTCGGTGTGCCATGGCGTGAGGTGGCCTCGGAGGTGTTCGACGGCCAGGGCTCCATGGGCAACGGCGGGGCCATGCGAGTCGCGCCCCTGGGGGCCTACTTCGCGGGCGACCTGAGCCAGGTGGTGTCCGAGGCGCGCGCCTCCGCCGAGGTGACACACATGCACCCCGAGGGACAGGCGGGGGCGATTGCCATTGCGGTTGCCGCGGCGTGGGCCTGCCAGTGGCCGGAATCCCGAGCCTCCGCGAGGGAACTGTTCGAGGCGGTGCTGGACGCCACGCCAACAGGCGCGACACGCCAGGGGCTGGAGAAGGCCAGGGCCTGGTCACCCGATGCCAGTCCTTCCTCGGCCGCGCGTGAGCTGGGCAGTGGGCAGAAGGTCATCTCCGAGGACACCGTGCCCTTCGCCGTGTGGTGCGCGGCGAGACACCTCGACTCCTTCGAGGAGGCCCTCTGGACCACCGTGGCCGGCTTCGGAGACAGGGACACCACCTGCGCCATCGTGGGCGGAATCGTCGCGTTGAGCGCGGGGAACTCGTCCATCCCCGCGACGTGGCGCGCGGCGCGGGAACCCCTGCGCCGGCGGGTGTGA
- a CDS encoding protein kinase domain-containing protein, which produces MSMRDSGRGRAGTGNRESDASGPRAHRDDRPPVSQVGRYLLLKQLGQGGMGVVYAAYDPDLDRKVALKLLHADRRTDTEEARARLLREAQAMARVSHPNVIPIFDVDVWGDRVFLAMELVDGGTLGSWVKQGQRSWREVLETFLAAGRGLQAAHEAGLVHRDFKPANVLVGRTGRVFVTDFGLARPVGALPREEPPAGDEPSLPSERRMLETPLTEAGRIIGTPSYMSPEQFRGDELDPRSDQFSFCVALYWALYRQRPFEPEKMEAHASSLKPRAPAGAEFTEPLRVTAPLVREAPKAPPPPALIQEPPRDVKVPAWVRQAVMRGLSLDPAERFASMTELLGALSQEHRVARRRRWLSAAGATAVGVALVGGVLYQQSRVCAAAGARMDEAWSPQARQRVEAAFLATGKPYAQELADKASQVLDGYAAAWKRQSTEACEATHVQGVQTEELLTRRTGCLARRQKDVRATVELLASADAALVEKSLDAVHALPSLHECEDEESLAEQQRLPTDAAKRADIERLEERLAGVKALVDAGRYPLALTAVRELEAAVLATGHLPLIAELRFHLGWLQEQNGQSPEAAKLLFSAMRDAEAGRADRLKVAILNKLLYVEDGQQHFEPAAGWGELALATLQRLGGEPVLEADVRVNQSNLALSQQRYEDARALLEQARALQAQALPPGHPKRARTTFMLGGALLDSGEPQKAVALLEEALAQTEASVGPWHPDMAQRHGMLSLTLRELKQDAKALEHASAAARIRKATRGDTSVAYAEALDEVGMCLHALGRYDEALKAYEEALAIKQRALPADDERLQYSHDGVGQALLGLGRARESVESLRQAVSFASAPPDVLAESGFALARALWQLRQPPEARGQAVQARERFSEAGLKERAADVDAWLATLPPEPPPRPARKPARKARR; this is translated from the coding sequence ATGAGCATGAGAGACAGCGGCAGGGGGCGAGCAGGCACGGGGAATCGCGAGTCCGACGCGTCGGGCCCACGTGCGCACCGCGACGACAGGCCTCCCGTGTCCCAGGTGGGGCGTTACCTCCTGCTCAAGCAGCTGGGCCAGGGCGGCATGGGCGTGGTGTACGCCGCCTATGACCCGGACCTGGACCGCAAGGTGGCGCTCAAGCTGCTGCACGCGGACCGCCGGACGGACACGGAAGAGGCCCGGGCGCGGCTGCTGCGCGAGGCGCAGGCCATGGCGCGCGTCTCGCACCCCAACGTCATCCCCATCTTCGACGTGGACGTGTGGGGCGACCGCGTCTTCCTCGCCATGGAGCTGGTGGACGGCGGCACCCTGGGCTCCTGGGTGAAGCAGGGGCAGCGCTCCTGGCGCGAGGTGCTGGAGACCTTCCTCGCCGCGGGCCGGGGGCTCCAGGCCGCGCACGAGGCCGGGCTGGTGCACCGCGACTTCAAGCCCGCCAACGTGCTGGTGGGCCGCACCGGCCGCGTCTTCGTCACCGACTTCGGCCTGGCGCGGCCGGTGGGGGCACTGCCGCGCGAGGAGCCGCCCGCGGGGGATGAGCCCTCGCTCCCCTCGGAGCGGCGCATGCTGGAGACGCCGCTCACCGAGGCGGGCCGCATCATCGGCACGCCCAGCTACATGTCCCCGGAGCAGTTCCGCGGGGACGAGCTGGACCCGCGCTCGGACCAGTTCAGCTTCTGCGTGGCGCTGTACTGGGCGCTCTACCGCCAGCGCCCCTTCGAGCCCGAGAAGATGGAGGCCCATGCCTCCTCCCTGAAGCCCCGGGCGCCGGCCGGCGCGGAGTTCACCGAGCCCCTCCGGGTGACGGCGCCCCTGGTGCGCGAGGCCCCCAAGGCCCCGCCGCCGCCCGCCCTCATCCAGGAGCCGCCGCGCGACGTGAAGGTGCCCGCCTGGGTGCGGCAGGCGGTGATGCGCGGGCTGTCGCTGGACCCGGCCGAGCGCTTCGCCTCCATGACGGAGCTGCTGGGCGCCCTCTCCCAGGAGCACCGCGTGGCCCGGCGCCGCCGCTGGCTGTCGGCCGCGGGCGCCACGGCGGTGGGCGTGGCCCTGGTGGGCGGCGTCCTCTACCAGCAGTCGCGGGTGTGCGCGGCCGCTGGCGCGCGCATGGACGAGGCCTGGAGCCCCCAGGCGCGCCAGCGGGTGGAGGCGGCCTTCCTCGCCACCGGCAAGCCCTACGCACAGGAGCTGGCGGACAAGGCCAGCCAGGTGCTGGACGGCTACGCGGCCGCGTGGAAGCGGCAGAGCACGGAGGCATGCGAGGCCACCCACGTGCAGGGCGTGCAGACCGAGGAGCTGCTGACGCGGCGGACGGGGTGCCTGGCGCGGCGGCAGAAGGACGTGCGCGCCACGGTGGAGCTGCTGGCCAGCGCGGACGCGGCGCTGGTGGAGAAGTCGCTGGACGCGGTGCACGCGCTGCCCTCGCTGCATGAGTGCGAGGACGAGGAGTCGCTCGCCGAGCAGCAGCGGCTGCCCACGGACGCGGCGAAGCGCGCCGACATCGAGCGGCTGGAGGAGCGGCTCGCGGGCGTGAAGGCCCTGGTGGACGCCGGCCGCTACCCGCTGGCGCTGACGGCGGTGCGCGAGCTGGAGGCCGCCGTGCTGGCCACCGGCCACCTTCCGCTCATCGCCGAGCTGCGCTTCCACCTGGGCTGGCTCCAGGAGCAGAACGGCCAGTCCCCCGAGGCCGCGAAGCTGCTCTTCTCCGCCATGCGGGACGCCGAGGCGGGGCGCGCGGACCGGCTGAAGGTCGCCATCCTCAACAAGCTGCTCTACGTGGAGGACGGGCAGCAGCACTTCGAGCCGGCCGCCGGCTGGGGCGAGCTGGCGCTGGCCACCCTCCAGCGGCTGGGCGGCGAGCCGGTGCTCGAGGCCGACGTGCGGGTGAACCAGTCCAACCTCGCCCTGTCCCAGCAGCGCTACGAGGACGCCCGCGCGTTGCTGGAGCAGGCCCGGGCGCTCCAGGCCCAGGCCCTGCCGCCGGGCCACCCCAAGCGCGCGCGGACCACCTTCATGCTGGGCGGCGCCCTGCTGGACTCGGGCGAGCCCCAGAAGGCGGTGGCGCTGCTGGAGGAGGCGCTGGCCCAGACGGAGGCCTCGGTGGGCCCCTGGCACCCGGACATGGCCCAGCGCCACGGCATGCTGTCGCTGACGCTGCGGGAGCTGAAGCAGGACGCGAAGGCGCTGGAGCACGCGAGCGCGGCGGCCCGCATCCGCAAGGCGACGCGGGGCGACACGAGCGTCGCCTACGCGGAGGCGCTGGACGAGGTGGGCATGTGCCTGCACGCGCTGGGGCGCTACGACGAGGCCCTGAAGGCCTACGAGGAGGCGCTGGCCATCAAGCAGCGGGCGCTGCCCGCCGACGACGAGCGGCTCCAGTACTCCCATGACGGCGTGGGCCAGGCCCTGCTGGGGCTGGGCAGGGCGCGCGAGTCGGTGGAGTCGCTGCGGCAGGCCGTCTCCTTCGCCTCGGCGCCGCCGGACGTGCTGGCGGAGTCCGGCTTCGCCCTGGCGAGGGCGCTGTGGCAGCTCCGGCAGCCGCCAGAGGCTCGCGGGCAGGCGGTGCAGGCCCGCGAGCGCTTCAGCGAGGCCGGCCTGAAGGAGCGCGCGGCGGACGTGGACGCCTGGCTGGCGACGCTTCCTCCCGAGCCGCCGCCCCGGCCTGCTCGGAAGCCTGCTCGCAAGGCCCGGCGCTGA
- a CDS encoding M91 family zinc metallopeptidase has protein sequence MKLRTKPSFSLPKSPSSSSSSSRPRSPDTSAKPTAPKLTDSELQTGKSKLKPTDYGVAHPDLQGIRTRRDSGQSGADFADFTSDVRNSTHKLMGKPEGHRLMTELNGRTQAVNPGVTGTLNKPVTVADIASGRNDARMPMSHAPRHENTFSSMRPAYRYDGQPGAGRPSNIKYNELDTGPRFNSLGHESVHAWRAANGLQVSPLAISKHDNADVFQRFPSHSADMKDTLETRLRLTEEFETVGLRPTPHTPAGWAPSENKLRAEHGLPSRLDYSGMRPTGNQNDANLSNYDAGSDNRNFFQKLGGQPTPFGRILNDLEG, from the coding sequence ATGAAGCTCCGCACCAAGCCCTCCTTCTCCCTCCCCAAGTCCCCCTCCTCCTCGTCGTCCTCCTCACGGCCCCGGAGCCCTGACACGTCCGCGAAGCCCACTGCTCCGAAGCTGACGGACAGCGAGCTCCAGACGGGCAAGAGCAAGCTCAAGCCGACGGACTACGGTGTGGCGCACCCGGACCTGCAGGGCATCCGGACGCGCCGTGACAGCGGCCAGTCGGGCGCGGACTTCGCGGACTTCACGTCGGACGTGCGCAACTCCACGCACAAGCTGATGGGCAAGCCCGAGGGCCACCGGCTGATGACGGAGCTCAACGGCCGCACGCAGGCGGTGAACCCCGGCGTGACGGGCACCCTGAACAAGCCGGTGACGGTGGCTGACATCGCCTCGGGCCGGAACGACGCGCGCATGCCGATGTCGCACGCGCCCCGCCACGAGAACACCTTCTCCTCGATGCGCCCGGCGTACCGCTACGACGGCCAGCCCGGCGCGGGCCGGCCCAGCAACATCAAGTACAACGAGCTGGACACGGGGCCGCGCTTCAACAGCCTGGGCCACGAGTCCGTCCACGCCTGGCGCGCGGCCAACGGCCTCCAGGTGAGCCCCCTGGCCATCAGCAAGCACGACAACGCGGACGTGTTCCAGCGTTTCCCGTCGCACTCGGCGGACATGAAGGACACGCTCGAGACGCGCCTGCGGCTGACGGAGGAGTTCGAGACGGTGGGCCTGCGCCCCACGCCGCACACGCCCGCGGGCTGGGCGCCCAGCGAGAACAAGCTTCGCGCGGAGCACGGCCTGCCGTCGCGCCTGGACTACTCGGGCATGCGCCCCACCGGGAACCAGAACGACGCCAACCTGAGCAACTACGACGCGGGCTCCGACAACCGCAACTTCTTCCAGAAGCTGGGCGGCCAGCCCACGCCCTTCGGCCGCATCCTGAACGACCTGGAGGGGTAG
- a CDS encoding cysteine peptidase family C39 domain-containing protein: protein MRVNRFQSTARPSETRAQQEVRPSAPTPAADSLPTELDCLKGYFADSFEPAGAPEVLRQTKEVNCGAAVVTMLSQKAGKDPVSAAQHMDTLESRFTDGRGTDPKELARMLAFEGIEVKKGTANFDMSSVNDALARGEKAVVQVDTNRLATGVDTKVAGDSHWIVVDGKDDQGNYVVKDTGNGSKYAVSGQQLADSVGSAWELHRGGGMLVVGDAAKDADANALAEQSAQRTEALGNTDGGGSRARLSFGRESS, encoded by the coding sequence ATGCGAGTGAACCGCTTCCAGTCCACCGCCAGGCCCTCGGAGACCCGTGCGCAGCAGGAGGTCCGGCCCTCCGCGCCCACTCCGGCCGCGGACTCCCTTCCGACCGAGCTGGACTGCCTGAAGGGCTACTTCGCCGACAGCTTCGAGCCGGCGGGAGCGCCGGAGGTGCTCCGGCAGACGAAGGAAGTCAACTGCGGCGCCGCGGTGGTCACCATGCTGTCGCAGAAGGCGGGCAAGGACCCGGTGTCCGCGGCGCAGCACATGGACACGCTGGAGTCGCGCTTCACCGACGGCCGGGGCACCGACCCGAAGGAGCTCGCCCGGATGCTCGCGTTCGAGGGCATCGAGGTGAAGAAGGGCACCGCCAACTTCGACATGTCGTCGGTGAACGACGCGCTCGCGCGCGGTGAGAAGGCCGTCGTCCAGGTGGACACGAACCGGCTCGCCACTGGCGTGGACACGAAGGTGGCCGGCGACTCCCACTGGATTGTCGTCGACGGCAAGGACGACCAGGGCAACTACGTGGTGAAGGACACGGGCAACGGCTCCAAGTACGCCGTGTCGGGCCAGCAGCTCGCCGACTCCGTGGGCTCCGCGTGGGAGCTGCACCGCGGCGGCGGCATGCTCGTCGTCGGCGACGCGGCGAAGGACGCGGACGCCAACGCGCTGGCCGAGCAGAGCGCCCAGCGCACCGAGGCGCTGGGCAACACCGATGGTGGCGGCTCGCGGGCGCGTCTCAGCTTCGGCCGCGAGTCCTCCTGA
- a CDS encoding BTAD domain-containing putative transcriptional regulator, with protein sequence MARSSSGPGPWHLRLLGPAPMLEGPSGPVPLQPRPLLLLAYLALEGPTARARAAALLWPDSPARTARNNLVQLLRRLRALAGEAALVEGESVLMPAASLAVDVARVREAARAGDAAEVVRHPGGLLEGVVTPDSPELERWLEGARLALEAWRQRARVEVLAQLEAEGDLRAAQAVAEGWLQQDPSSEEAGRHLMRLLYLQGQRSAALEVYGVLRRTLAQALDAQPLPETEALGRVITQGAPLPVRVPGGVRRPLAPGLLRPPVLAGREEAWRALEEGWEAGQFLFLVGPAGVGKSRLATDFAESRGRWALLPGRVGDRDVPYSSLARSLRGWMAQQPQVTLPGWVRRELLRILPELGEPGERPSPLVDEAGRLRFYDAAAEAMALLLEGCDVMVAEDAHENDTASAAVGRYAYARHRARPSSARPGPGVARWLVTTRPGPESGADWHPLMHAMVEAGEARLVELGPLTPDAVRALLEGLGLPGVERHAEALAGYTGGNPLFVVETVKHLVETGAWEGGWPERLPPPGRVGPLLQRRLEQLSPRALALARVAALAGTAFSLEVAARVLEERPLPLSEAAAELEAAGVLREEGFSHDLLREAVVAAVPPALGRMLHGRLAEVLATRRVAPGVVAQHFMEAGLPGHAVPLLLRAAEADVEALLPGRAADLYARAAALLEAAGQGAAAATAREHEAACRRRATVRE encoded by the coding sequence ATGGCGCGCTCCTCCAGCGGCCCTGGCCCCTGGCACCTGCGCCTGCTCGGGCCGGCCCCCATGCTCGAAGGACCCTCGGGCCCGGTCCCCCTCCAGCCGCGCCCGCTGCTGCTGCTCGCCTATCTCGCGCTGGAGGGGCCGACCGCGCGCGCTCGGGCCGCAGCGCTCCTCTGGCCCGACAGCCCGGCCCGCACCGCACGCAACAACCTCGTCCAACTGCTGCGCCGCCTCCGGGCGCTGGCGGGCGAGGCGGCGCTGGTGGAGGGCGAGAGCGTCCTGATGCCGGCGGCCTCGCTGGCGGTGGACGTGGCCCGCGTGCGCGAAGCGGCCCGGGCGGGAGACGCTGCCGAGGTGGTGCGCCACCCGGGCGGGCTGCTCGAGGGAGTGGTGACGCCCGACAGCCCGGAGCTGGAGCGCTGGCTCGAAGGGGCGCGCCTGGCGCTCGAGGCGTGGCGACAGCGTGCACGCGTCGAGGTGCTCGCGCAGCTCGAGGCGGAGGGGGACCTGCGCGCCGCGCAGGCGGTGGCCGAGGGTTGGCTGCAGCAGGACCCCTCCTCCGAGGAGGCTGGCCGCCACCTCATGCGCCTGCTCTACCTGCAGGGGCAGCGCTCCGCGGCGCTCGAGGTGTATGGGGTGCTGAGGCGCACGCTGGCACAGGCCCTGGACGCCCAGCCGTTGCCGGAGACGGAGGCGCTCGGGCGCGTCATCACGCAGGGGGCGCCGCTGCCGGTGCGCGTGCCCGGCGGAGTGCGCCGGCCCCTCGCTCCAGGCCTGCTGCGACCGCCGGTGCTGGCCGGGCGCGAGGAGGCGTGGCGCGCGCTCGAGGAGGGCTGGGAGGCGGGCCAGTTCCTCTTCCTCGTGGGGCCCGCGGGCGTCGGCAAGAGCCGCCTGGCCACCGACTTCGCCGAGTCGCGTGGCCGCTGGGCACTGCTGCCCGGACGTGTGGGTGACCGCGACGTGCCCTACTCCAGCCTGGCGCGCTCATTGCGCGGCTGGATGGCGCAGCAGCCCCAGGTGACCCTCCCCGGATGGGTGCGCCGCGAGCTGCTGCGCATCCTCCCCGAGCTGGGCGAGCCCGGCGAGCGCCCCTCGCCCCTGGTGGACGAGGCGGGCCGCCTGCGCTTCTACGACGCAGCCGCGGAGGCCATGGCGCTGCTGCTCGAAGGCTGCGACGTGATGGTGGCGGAAGACGCGCACGAGAACGACACGGCCAGCGCGGCGGTGGGACGGTACGCGTACGCCAGGCACCGCGCCCGTCCTTCCTCCGCGCGCCCAGGGCCCGGCGTCGCCCGCTGGCTGGTGACGACCCGGCCCGGCCCGGAGTCCGGGGCGGACTGGCACCCCCTCATGCACGCCATGGTGGAGGCGGGGGAGGCGCGCCTGGTGGAGCTCGGGCCGCTGACCCCGGACGCAGTGCGCGCGCTGCTCGAGGGGCTCGGCCTGCCCGGGGTGGAGCGGCACGCGGAGGCGCTGGCGGGCTACACGGGCGGCAACCCGCTCTTCGTGGTGGAGACGGTGAAGCACCTGGTGGAGACGGGCGCGTGGGAGGGCGGGTGGCCCGAGCGGCTGCCGCCTCCCGGCCGCGTGGGCCCGCTCCTCCAGCGGCGCCTCGAGCAGCTCTCGCCGCGGGCACTCGCGCTCGCGCGGGTGGCGGCGCTCGCGGGTACGGCCTTCTCGCTCGAGGTCGCCGCGCGCGTGCTCGAGGAGCGGCCGCTCCCGCTGAGCGAGGCGGCCGCGGAGCTCGAGGCGGCGGGGGTGCTGCGGGAGGAGGGCTTCAGCCACGACCTCCTGCGCGAGGCCGTGGTCGCGGCGGTGCCGCCCGCGCTCGGGCGCATGCTGCACGGCCGGCTCGCGGAGGTGCTCGCCACGCGGCGGGTGGCGCCCGGGGTGGTGGCGCAGCACTTCATGGAGGCCGGCCTTCCCGGGCACGCGGTGCCCCTGCTGTTACGGGCCGCGGAGGCGGACGTGGAGGCGCTGCTGCCGGGCCGGGCCGCGGACCTCTACGCGCGCGCCGCCGCGCTGCTGGAGGCCGCGGGGCAGGGCGCGGCGGCGGCCACGGCGCGCGAGCATGAGGCCGCGTGTCGGCGGCGGGCCACTGTGCGGGAATGA